The DNA region AGGAAAAGAAGATATGTACGGCAGCGTTGGTATTTGGCTAGGGTTGTTAGCAGGCTTAACCGCGTCCGGAATATTATTGTATATTCGATTTAATTATTTGACCAAAAAATTAATTCATCAAACAATTTAGTAAATGGGCATTGTTTTTAAACAATCTTTTACCAACACTCTTATTTTATTTTTAGGATTTGCCATAGGAGGAACAAATGTCCTGTTTTTATACACGCACTTTCTACATGAAGATTATTATGGTTTAAACACCTTTTTACTCTCAACAGCAAATATTCTAATGCCATTGTTGGTGTTGGGCATGCAGCACACTATTGTTAAATTTTTTACATCCTACAAAACAAAATATGAGCAAGATCAATTTTTAACCACTTCATTAGTGTTGCCATTATTGGTTATTGTTCCGTTAGCTTTTATAGGTGCTTTATTTTATGAGAATATTGCTGGTTGGTTATCAAAAGAGAACGCCATAATTAAACCGTACACTTACCTTATTTTTTTGACAGCTGTTTTTATGGGATACTTTGAAGTATTTTATGCGTTCAGCAAAGTACAATACCAATCTGTTTTTGGAAATTTTTTAAGAGAAATCTTTTCTCGTATATGTACTACATTTTTATTAATAGCCGTTTATATGCAGTGGATAACCGATGTGGAGTTTATTTATGCTATAGTCATAGTATATGCCATTAGAATGCTGATTATGCTGTTTTCTGCATTTAGACTATACACACCGGAGTTTGTTTTTAAATTTCCCCAAAACGCTAAAGAGATTTTATCCTACTCTTTCTATATTATTTTGGCAGGATCGGCAAGTGGTATTTTATTAGATATTGATAAATTTATGATTCCACAGCTCGAACAAATTGCTGAGGTTGCCTATTATGCTGTAGGTATTTATATAGCTTCAGTTATTGCCATTCCGTCTAGGGCAATGCAACAAATTATCAATCCACTTACGGCTAAGGAACTCAATGATAACAATTTAATGGAAGTCGCAAGTCTATATAGAAAAAGCTCAATAACACTACTCGTGGCTGGTGGATTACTCTTTTTACTAATCAATTTGAACATACAAGACTTATATGCATTCATTAATAAACCAGAATATGCAGTAGGAGGAATGATCGTTTTAAT from Aureibaculum sp. 2308TA14-22 includes:
- a CDS encoding oligosaccharide flippase family protein; translated protein: MGIVFKQSFTNTLILFLGFAIGGTNVLFLYTHFLHEDYYGLNTFLLSTANILMPLLVLGMQHTIVKFFTSYKTKYEQDQFLTTSLVLPLLVIVPLAFIGALFYENIAGWLSKENAIIKPYTYLIFLTAVFMGYFEVFYAFSKVQYQSVFGNFLREIFSRICTTFLLIAVYMQWITDVEFIYAIVIVYAIRMLIMLFSAFRLYTPEFVFKFPQNAKEILSYSFYIILAGSASGILLDIDKFMIPQLEQIAEVAYYAVGIYIASVIAIPSRAMQQIINPLTAKELNDNNLMEVASLYRKSSITLLVAGGLLFLLINLNIQDLYAFINKPEYAVGGMIVLMISISELYKLALGTNGAILTNSNHYKVFFYFSIAMALSVIFLNRWLIQVMGINGAALATLIVVLAFSTFKIIYIQLKLDMQPFTKKTVLVLAIISILFFVFYFLILPFHPLVNMIVKSILLSIVYTVLIYKLNISEDINSLINKYIRR